In one Candidatus Dormiibacterota bacterium genomic region, the following are encoded:
- a CDS encoding TonB-dependent receptor: MLGSGRHGTIGATMIDRMTAAVLALILLACSLCAPASAQSDSGQIRIVVDDGATKQPLELARVLLDGPVITSEVTGKNGQVRFTEVPDGIYRARIFKSGYQPVTSENFEVVNGRSVMVTVLLAGQTQLHVIGTVTARSSASVSTDAITGDSAQRKLSSDLADALNKLSGVSVSTSSDDSDATQTISLEGQDPSQTQLTLDGIPLNAPGSAGNLGAFATDLFGAASVRSGPQLGGLAGGVNFSTLQPTLSWLSQGSLSTGSNGRYNYSVAESGSLGNLGIALQSVSRLNTGLVDGQLYQDASGLDYVHNGDSTIAGNLVRLRYQAGEAQTITGTFLNSTRATDLVCLRVSGSLPCGYGPGNTAGASTQLYSVNDDALIGATSVSASLFSNDFKTDRDLLARYVNGVASPTGFSIDARSTGYALNATLPAKARHTISIQAYGTSSTNQTTPLVPQAAAYYNGSQRSNFSAVQMSDSIHSSDKLSLSDSVGFNSAGGSSGVLSSLGAVWRPSGKDTLAASYAVGGVAASGGRATILSDPASLRFDCNGNVAYGNAPGDQPGASSSVSTRLSYTRALHAGSLSFSLYRQIQRNVVLPTQVNGSALEALGVISPAYLAAAQQLYDSPAGCNATVPLAASQLYFSTPIGGVERVYEGAAINGYVTLGHLVAQPFYNVTVAKAISNDPRIDNPYSITISGAQLPNVPMQRAGLVLDYKAPGSILEWLADAQYTGKNNPNNLPAYTTFDAGVSAQLRYGTLTVVANNIGNVYSGIFASPQNAVPYVTLGGEAIATTARPLTPRSYTFTYAVKFGPGARGSTQTGAAFQPRERGGFGGPGGSGPGGPGPRGGFRRLFTPLPSSPPSDPFAVSTVASPLCTADGAKAAQHASQELRAVVASIEAAKTARGYPATFAVPAFADLTLTYHGLGTTYALTITPKIAPGSAGRGPGGMRAFAGCMALHLARAQDVQSHGLYAPANAIPFFVPQLQFMPAVGMYIAVHPPQPGQETFRVYQLPNKPPTDPFALLTASATCNGDARNTATQALLELQRYFAHGTAAPSWTIAAHSDRGGTWYDLAPGDPSIVGSLLVCGRVATGTADQLRGRGFGGETLPELNYAASLGLYLVRPARPPRPAGAPSPAPP; encoded by the coding sequence ATGCTGGGCTCAGGCCGGCACGGCACAATCGGTGCGACGATGATCGACCGCATGACTGCCGCCGTTCTTGCACTCATACTGCTCGCGTGCTCCCTCTGCGCTCCGGCCTCTGCCCAGAGCGACTCGGGCCAGATTCGCATCGTCGTGGACGACGGCGCAACGAAGCAGCCCCTCGAGCTGGCTCGCGTGTTGCTCGACGGCCCGGTCATTACCAGCGAAGTCACCGGCAAGAACGGCCAAGTCCGGTTCACGGAGGTGCCGGACGGCATCTACCGCGCGCGCATCTTCAAAAGCGGATATCAACCGGTCACCTCCGAGAACTTCGAGGTGGTCAACGGCCGCTCGGTGATGGTCACGGTACTGCTGGCCGGGCAGACGCAGCTACACGTGATCGGGACGGTGACCGCTCGCTCGAGCGCTTCGGTCTCAACCGATGCAATCACCGGCGATTCCGCGCAGCGCAAGCTCTCGAGCGATCTCGCCGACGCGCTCAATAAACTCTCCGGCGTGAGCGTGAGTACGTCGAGCGACGACAGCGATGCGACGCAGACGATATCGCTGGAGGGGCAAGACCCCAGCCAAACGCAACTCACGCTCGACGGCATCCCGCTCAACGCCCCCGGAAGCGCGGGCAATCTGGGCGCCTTCGCAACCGACCTCTTCGGCGCGGCGTCGGTGCGGAGCGGCCCGCAACTCGGCGGCCTTGCGGGCGGCGTGAATTTTTCGACGTTGCAGCCGACGCTGAGCTGGCTCTCGCAAGGCTCGCTTTCGACCGGCAGTAATGGACGGTACAACTATTCCGTTGCGGAGAGCGGCTCGCTCGGAAATTTGGGGATCGCGCTGCAGAGCGTGAGCCGGCTGAATACCGGTCTGGTGGACGGCCAGCTCTATCAGGATGCCAGCGGTTTGGACTACGTTCATAACGGCGATAGCACCATCGCGGGCAACCTGGTCCGGCTACGCTATCAGGCGGGTGAGGCGCAAACCATTACGGGGACGTTCTTGAATTCGACCCGTGCGACCGATCTAGTCTGCTTGCGCGTCTCCGGGTCGCTGCCGTGCGGATACGGGCCCGGTAATACCGCCGGCGCGAGCACCCAGCTCTACTCGGTGAACGACGATGCGCTGATCGGCGCGACGAGCGTCTCGGCCTCGCTCTTTTCGAACGACTTCAAGACCGATCGCGATCTGCTTGCGCGATACGTCAACGGCGTTGCGTCGCCGACGGGATTCTCCATCGACGCGAGATCGACGGGGTACGCGCTCAACGCTACGCTTCCGGCAAAGGCGCGTCACACGATCTCGATCCAAGCTTACGGCACGTCGAGCACGAATCAAACCACGCCGCTCGTTCCACAGGCCGCGGCGTACTACAACGGCTCGCAACGCAGCAATTTCTCCGCCGTGCAAATGAGCGATAGCATACACTCAAGCGATAAGCTCTCGCTTTCGGATTCGGTCGGCTTCAATTCCGCCGGCGGGTCGTCGGGAGTGCTCTCGAGCCTCGGGGCCGTTTGGCGCCCGAGCGGCAAGGACACGCTAGCGGCGTCCTATGCGGTCGGAGGCGTGGCGGCCTCGGGCGGGCGCGCCACCATTCTGAGCGACCCAGCCTCGTTGCGCTTCGATTGCAATGGAAACGTGGCATACGGAAACGCTCCCGGCGATCAGCCCGGCGCAAGCTCGTCGGTATCGACGCGCCTTTCGTATACGCGGGCTTTGCATGCGGGCTCGCTGTCGTTCTCGCTCTATCGTCAGATACAGCGCAATGTGGTGCTGCCGACCCAAGTGAACGGCTCCGCGCTGGAGGCGTTGGGGGTGATCTCTCCCGCGTATCTCGCCGCAGCGCAGCAACTCTACGACTCGCCGGCCGGCTGTAACGCAACCGTGCCGCTGGCGGCATCGCAGCTCTACTTCAGCACGCCGATCGGCGGCGTGGAACGCGTCTATGAAGGAGCGGCCATCAACGGTTACGTCACGTTGGGACATTTGGTCGCGCAACCGTTCTACAACGTAACGGTGGCCAAGGCGATATCGAACGACCCACGCATCGACAATCCGTACTCGATTACGATTTCCGGAGCGCAACTGCCGAACGTTCCAATGCAACGCGCCGGCCTCGTGCTCGACTACAAAGCGCCGGGATCGATCTTGGAGTGGCTCGCCGACGCGCAATACACGGGCAAAAATAACCCCAACAATCTGCCGGCCTACACCACGTTCGACGCGGGCGTCAGCGCGCAATTGCGGTACGGAACGCTAACGGTCGTGGCCAACAATATCGGCAACGTCTACAGCGGCATTTTTGCAAGCCCGCAGAATGCGGTTCCCTACGTGACGCTCGGCGGCGAAGCCATCGCGACGACCGCGCGGCCGCTGACGCCGCGTTCCTACACGTTCACCTATGCGGTCAAGTTTGGACCGGGCGCCCGCGGCTCGACGCAGACCGGAGCGGCCTTCCAACCGCGCGAGCGTGGAGGCTTCGGCGGGCCCGGTGGCTCGGGGCCCGGCGGCCCGGGACCCCGCGGCGGGTTCCGGCGGCTCTTTACGCCGCTTCCGAGCTCTCCGCCGAGCGATCCGTTTGCGGTGAGCACGGTGGCCTCTCCACTCTGTACCGCGGATGGCGCTAAAGCCGCGCAACATGCTTCGCAAGAATTGCGCGCCGTGGTTGCGAGTATCGAGGCCGCGAAGACGGCGCGGGGGTATCCGGCAACCTTTGCGGTTCCGGCGTTCGCCGACTTGACGCTGACGTATCACGGGCTCGGGACGACCTACGCGTTGACGATCACGCCGAAGATTGCGCCGGGGTCCGCCGGGCGTGGCCCCGGTGGAATGCGAGCCTTTGCGGGCTGTATGGCGCTCCATCTCGCGCGCGCGCAGGACGTGCAGTCGCATGGTTTGTACGCGCCCGCAAATGCGATCCCGTTCTTCGTACCGCAGCTACAGTTTATGCCGGCGGTCGGCATGTACATCGCGGTGCATCCGCCGCAGCCCGGCCAAGAGACCTTCCGCGTCTATCAGCTTCCGAACAAGCCGCCAACCGATCCGTTCGCGCTCCTGACGGCCTCCGCTACGTGTAACGGGGACGCGCGCAACACGGCGACGCAAGCGCTCTTGGAACTGCAGCGGTATTTCGCCCACGGGACGGCCGCGCCGAGTTGGACGATTGCGGCCCATTCGGACCGCGGCGGAACCTGGTACGATCTCGCCCCCGGCGATCCGAGCATCGTTGGGTCGTTGTTAGTGTGCGGCCGTGTTGCAACGGGCACCGCCGATCAGTTGCGAGGGCGCGGTTTTGGTGGAGAGACCCTGCCGGAACTCAACTACGCGGCTTCTTTGGGACTCTATCTCGTGCGGCCCGCGCGGCCCCCGCGGCCGGCGGGAGCACCGAGCCCAGCCCCTCCCTAG
- a CDS encoding DNA-3-methyladenine glycosylase I → MPRVTPPSDDPSFDTPTIPSVIRAPSMADYLGVIARAVFQAGVSWAQIAKHWNAYRSAFADFDVVTVAAYDDDAIERVLATPGVLRMRRKVVATIANARALLSVEREYGSFDRYVASFAGYIELAADMKRRFSFVGDMSVWYVLFRTGNAVPPFESWVQTIPGEHPRMREMVERAREGLGSVLPPAAGAARAARDRVPKKPRS, encoded by the coding sequence ATGCCGCGCGTAACGCCCCCTAGCGACGACCCATCGTTCGATACGCCCACGATCCCCTCGGTGATCCGGGCGCCGAGCATGGCCGATTATCTCGGCGTGATCGCTCGAGCGGTCTTTCAGGCCGGCGTGAGTTGGGCGCAGATCGCGAAGCACTGGAACGCCTATCGTTCCGCGTTCGCCGATTTCGACGTCGTCACGGTTGCAGCATACGACGACGACGCGATCGAGCGCGTTCTCGCGACACCGGGCGTGCTGCGCATGCGCCGGAAGGTGGTCGCGACGATTGCGAACGCTCGCGCGCTGCTGAGCGTCGAACGCGAGTACGGATCGTTCGACCGCTATGTCGCAAGCTTCGCCGGCTATATCGAGCTTGCGGCCGACATGAAGCGGCGCTTTTCATTCGTCGGCGACATGAGCGTGTGGTACGTCCTCTTTCGCACCGGTAACGCCGTACCGCCGTTCGAGTCTTGGGTGCAGACGATTCCCGGCGAACACCCGCGCATGCGCGAGATGGTCGAACGGGCTAGGGAGGGGCTGGGCTCGGTGCTCCCGCCGGCCGCGGGGGCCGCGCGGGCCGCACGAGATAGAGTCCCAAAGAAGCCGCGTAGTTGA
- a CDS encoding M20 family metallopeptidase: MPSTIVVPERVVDDVILIRRDLHMHPELGFEEHRTAGIVADRLRLLGYEVHEGIGRTGVVGVLRSGKPGKTVMLRADMDALPILEETEHNFRSRLEGCMHACGHDGHVAILLGAAALIADRKDELAGTLCLVFQPAEEGLGGAREMIADELFERFGIERAYGLHLSSKYPTGILGFREGPMYASSDSIEIDVIGVGGHGSAPHDAVDPIYTAAAFITSLQQVVSRQIDPLEPAVVSIGAIHGGTIHNVIPRTCRMLGTVRAFSDDVRNAMPQRIERVLRSCCDASGATYDFDYLWRYPVTANDAAQTQYARALAERTFGADRTIEASALMGAEDFSFYAQRVPATFYTLGCSGGATSSHPHHSSLFDIDEAALETGVAMMTSLALDAARNAP, encoded by the coding sequence ATGCCTAGCACGATCGTGGTCCCAGAACGCGTCGTCGACGATGTTATCTTGATCCGGCGCGACCTTCACATGCATCCCGAACTCGGCTTCGAAGAACACCGCACGGCGGGGATCGTTGCCGATCGCCTGCGCCTCCTCGGGTACGAGGTGCACGAAGGCATCGGCCGGACCGGAGTGGTGGGAGTTCTGCGCTCGGGCAAACCCGGCAAGACGGTCATGCTTAGGGCCGATATGGATGCGTTGCCGATTCTCGAGGAGACCGAGCACAATTTTCGCTCGCGTCTCGAGGGCTGCATGCATGCATGCGGGCACGACGGCCACGTCGCGATCCTATTGGGCGCGGCGGCACTCATCGCCGATCGCAAGGATGAATTGGCGGGAACACTCTGCTTGGTCTTCCAGCCGGCCGAGGAAGGCCTGGGCGGCGCCAGAGAGATGATCGCCGACGAACTCTTCGAGCGTTTCGGCATCGAACGCGCCTACGGGCTGCACCTCTCCTCCAAATACCCGACCGGCATCCTGGGCTTTCGCGAGGGGCCGATGTATGCGTCGAGCGATTCGATCGAGATCGACGTGATCGGCGTGGGCGGCCACGGGTCGGCACCGCACGACGCGGTCGATCCGATTTACACGGCGGCGGCGTTTATCACGTCGTTGCAGCAAGTGGTTTCCAGGCAGATCGATCCGCTGGAGCCCGCGGTCGTGAGCATCGGCGCCATTCACGGCGGCACCATCCACAACGTCATCCCACGTACGTGCCGCATGCTCGGTACGGTTCGGGCCTTCTCCGACGACGTTCGCAATGCGATGCCGCAACGGATCGAGCGCGTGTTGCGCTCGTGCTGCGATGCATCGGGTGCAACCTACGATTTCGACTATCTCTGGCGCTACCCGGTCACCGCGAACGATGCCGCGCAAACGCAATACGCGCGCGCGTTAGCGGAACGGACGTTCGGCGCGGATCGCACGATCGAGGCAAGCGCGCTGATGGGTGCCGAGGATTTTTCATTCTACGCGCAGCGCGTTCCGGCGACGTTCTACACCTTGGGATGCTCCGGCGGCGCAACGAGCAGCCATCCGCACCACTCAAGCCTGTTCGACATCGACGAAGCTGCGTTGGAGACCGGCGTCGCGATGATGACGTCACTGGCGCTCGATGCCGCGCGTAACGCCCCCTAG
- a CDS encoding Mpo1-like protein, with amino-acid sequence MTKNELFTEYGSYHADRRNRICHAFGIPLIVLGLMGLGALVRFGPVDLAIVAGIAVVAYYATLDVPGSLLALGIFALLYFVGLHLTWPASLAAFVIGWVFQLVGHRFEGTKPKFLENLVYLLVGPLYIFEEGAHAMMRRKPVAR; translated from the coding sequence GTGACTAAAAACGAATTGTTTACCGAGTATGGCTCCTATCACGCGGACCGGCGCAATCGCATCTGCCATGCCTTCGGAATCCCGCTGATCGTGCTTGGCCTCATGGGGCTGGGCGCGCTGGTTCGTTTTGGACCGGTCGATCTTGCGATCGTCGCCGGAATCGCCGTGGTCGCCTATTATGCCACCCTGGACGTGCCAGGATCGCTCCTCGCGCTTGGAATCTTCGCCTTACTGTACTTCGTCGGGCTCCATCTTACATGGCCGGCGAGCCTAGCTGCGTTTGTCATCGGGTGGGTCTTTCAACTCGTCGGGCATCGCTTCGAGGGCACCAAGCCCAAGTTTCTGGAGAACCTCGTGTACTTGCTCGTCGGCCCGCTCTATATTTTTGAAGAAGGAGCGCATGCGATGATGCGCCGCAAACCCGTTGCCCGATAA
- a CDS encoding zinc-ribbon domain containing protein, translated as MDCRQSFAFTAGEQRFYEAKGFANVPTRCVACRNLHKAARAKHVQSGARGAPSAPPMVAAECANCGAPTQVPASAKDRPAFCSDCFVARPTYR; from the coding sequence GTGGACTGCCGTCAGAGCTTCGCGTTCACTGCCGGAGAACAGCGCTTCTACGAGGCAAAGGGCTTTGCCAACGTGCCAACGCGTTGCGTGGCGTGTCGGAACCTGCACAAAGCAGCGCGCGCGAAGCACGTGCAGAGCGGCGCCCGAGGAGCGCCGAGCGCGCCACCGATGGTTGCGGCCGAATGCGCGAATTGCGGCGCTCCAACGCAGGTGCCGGCATCCGCTAAAGATCGACCCGCGTTCTGCAGCGATTGTTTCGTCGCGCGACCGACGTATCGGTAG
- a CDS encoding sodium:solute symporter family protein, with the protein MNASLSLGIIAAIVIATVSFAFFSIRRVKMSPHEYIVGNRSFGALFLWVLLAGEIYTSFTFLGAAGWAYGLGAPAYYILAYGTCGYIIGYFLLPAIWRIGKERNLLTSPDFFVARYGSRALGTAVAIVQFVLVVPYVTLQLSGLQILLKIAGYGTIDGRTAAVISFIVITLFVFATGLRGTAWASIVKDALVIGALIFVGIAIPIQFFGSPAAMFDQLLRAHPHHLLLAAGAADHGEIWYVSTVLLTGIGFFMGPHSIAATYSARDDDTLRRNAVFLPLYQLVLLLVFFAGFAALLIVPGLKGPAADQSFMLVVQHFYPPWVLGFVVGAGALCALVPASALLLSAASLISKNVLGDALGIATSDRSRLLTTRILVVLVGLLSLGLWLTEDKSLVSLLLVYYNGVTQFMPAFVFGFLWKRTSVWGVTAGIAGGLALAAYLAFNNLQIGGANPGFLALALNVVLLVGVSLVTRPPVEAST; encoded by the coding sequence GTGAACGCATCGCTCTCGCTCGGCATCATCGCCGCGATCGTGATCGCCACGGTCTCGTTCGCCTTTTTCAGCATTCGTCGCGTCAAGATGTCACCCCACGAGTACATCGTCGGAAATCGCAGCTTCGGCGCGCTCTTCCTGTGGGTGCTTCTGGCGGGAGAGATCTACACCAGCTTCACCTTTCTAGGCGCAGCCGGCTGGGCATACGGGCTGGGAGCCCCCGCGTACTACATCTTGGCCTACGGCACGTGCGGCTACATCATCGGGTACTTCCTCCTGCCGGCGATCTGGCGCATCGGTAAAGAGCGCAACTTATTGACCTCCCCGGATTTCTTCGTTGCTCGCTACGGTAGCCGAGCGCTCGGAACCGCGGTAGCGATCGTGCAATTCGTCTTGGTCGTGCCCTACGTCACCCTGCAACTCTCCGGGCTCCAGATACTCTTGAAGATCGCCGGCTACGGCACGATCGATGGCCGCACCGCCGCGGTCATCAGCTTCATCGTGATCACGCTCTTCGTGTTCGCAACCGGGCTGCGCGGCACGGCCTGGGCCAGCATCGTCAAAGACGCGCTGGTCATCGGAGCGCTCATCTTCGTGGGCATCGCGATCCCGATCCAATTCTTCGGCTCGCCCGCGGCGATGTTCGACCAGCTCCTACGCGCGCATCCGCACCATCTACTCTTGGCAGCCGGCGCGGCCGATCACGGCGAGATCTGGTACGTCTCGACGGTGCTGCTCACCGGCATCGGGTTCTTCATGGGCCCGCACTCCATCGCGGCAACCTACAGCGCGCGCGACGACGACACGCTGCGACGCAACGCCGTTTTTCTACCGCTCTATCAACTCGTGCTGCTGCTCGTCTTCTTTGCGGGATTCGCGGCGCTGTTAATCGTCCCGGGCCTCAAGGGGCCCGCCGCCGATCAATCGTTTATGCTCGTCGTTCAACACTTCTACCCGCCGTGGGTGCTCGGCTTCGTCGTCGGCGCGGGAGCGCTCTGCGCGCTCGTCCCCGCTAGCGCGTTACTCCTGAGTGCCGCAAGCTTGATCTCGAAAAACGTTCTCGGCGACGCGCTCGGAATAGCCACCAGCGATCGCAGTCGCCTGCTGACCACGCGCATCCTCGTCGTCCTCGTCGGACTGCTCTCGCTCGGCCTCTGGCTCACCGAGGACAAATCCTTGGTCAGCTTGCTGCTGGTCTACTACAACGGCGTCACCCAGTTCATGCCGGCCTTCGTCTTCGGCTTCTTGTGGAAACGCACGAGCGTGTGGGGCGTCACGGCGGGCATCGCCGGGGGGCTCGCGCTCGCAGCCTACCTCGCGTTCAACAACTTGCAAATCGGCGGAGCGAACCCGGGCTTTCTCGCGCTCGCGCTCAACGTCGTACTGCTAGTCGGCGTCTCGCTCGTGACGCGCCCACCGGTCGAGGCATCAACGTAA
- a CDS encoding DUF3311 domain-containing protein codes for MSRVRILRILLVVLPIVALTICVPLVNRIEPRLFGMPFILLWILFWVFATPGFLWGVGRTEGRW; via the coding sequence ATGAGTAGGGTCCGGATCTTACGCATCCTTTTGGTGGTGCTCCCGATCGTAGCGCTGACGATTTGCGTCCCGCTGGTCAATCGGATCGAACCACGCCTCTTCGGGATGCCTTTCATTCTGCTCTGGATTCTCTTCTGGGTCTTCGCGACGCCGGGATTCCTCTGGGGCGTTGGACGTACCGAGGGCCGCTGGTGA
- a CDS encoding class I SAM-dependent methyltransferase, whose translation MTAKSAVLPAAIQAYMLESTLREGSELAELRERTAVLPGAIMQIGPEQGQFMALLARLIGARRYLEIGVYTGYSALAVALALPSDGVVVACDIDAVHPAIGRPYWERAGVAGRIDLRVGPAMETLDRLIASGAEPFDMAFIDADKANVDGYYERALRLVRPNGVVLVDNVLWDGAVIDPNIQDADTVALRALNAKVGRDERVDVTMLALCDGLLVARKR comes from the coding sequence ATGACGGCCAAGAGTGCCGTGCTGCCCGCCGCGATCCAAGCCTACATGCTCGAGTCGACGCTGCGCGAGGGGAGCGAGCTCGCGGAGCTGCGCGAGCGCACGGCGGTCTTGCCGGGCGCGATCATGCAAATAGGTCCGGAGCAGGGGCAGTTTATGGCGCTGCTCGCGCGACTGATCGGTGCTCGGCGCTACTTGGAGATCGGCGTTTACACCGGATACAGTGCGCTTGCGGTTGCGCTCGCGTTGCCGTCCGACGGCGTCGTCGTCGCCTGCGACATCGACGCAGTGCACCCGGCGATCGGGCGACCCTACTGGGAACGCGCCGGGGTTGCCGGCCGTATCGACCTTCGCGTAGGCCCGGCAATGGAGACGCTCGATCGATTGATAGCGAGCGGCGCGGAACCGTTCGATATGGCCTTTATCGACGCCGATAAAGCGAATGTCGATGGATATTACGAGCGCGCGCTCCGATTGGTGCGGCCGAACGGCGTGGTCCTCGTGGATAACGTTCTGTGGGATGGCGCGGTGATCGATCCGAACATCCAAGACGCCGATACCGTGGCGTTGCGCGCGTTGAATGCCAAAGTGGGCCGCGACGAGCGCGTCGACGTAACGATGCTGGCACTCTGCGATGGATTGCTGGTAGCGCGCAAACGATGA
- a CDS encoding bifunctional salicylyl-CoA 5-hydroxylase/oxidoreductase, whose amino-acid sequence MRVTCVGGGPAGLYFAMLAKKRFPQSSVDVFERNRADDTFGWGVVFSDATLEGLRAADEPTHAAITQAFAHWDDIEIRFKGERIVSGGHGFCGIARKELLRILQERAREVGVGLHFERDIEDIEPFMASDVLVACDGVNSRIRSRFADAFVPNLEQRECRFVWLGTTLPLDAFTFLFERTEHGWFAVHAYRFDERTSTFIVECREETWQAHGLDRAGTDETVAFCERLFAPYLLGHKLMANTRHLQGRDWVKFVRVSNERWYHRNVVLMGDAAHTAHFSVGSGTKLALEDAIGLADALVQNDTIPGAFAAYEAVRRVEVLKLQNAARNSTEWFEHVERYATLPAEQFAYSLLTRSQRIGHENLRLRDRPYVERVESRFAGSNGIPPIFSPMRLRDLSLRNRVVVSPMDMYSAVDGVPNDFHLVHLGARALGGAGLVVTEMTCVSAAGRITPGCTGMYAPEHVTAWKRIVAFVHEHTGAKICLQLGHSGPKGSTQLMWEGMDEPLASGNWPVVGPSEIPYGPRNAVPRALGREEMDEIRDAFVRATRMAIDSGFDMLELHCAHGYLLSSFITPLLNRRTDDYGGSPANRLRYPLEVFAAMRAVWPAERPMSVRISATDWVEGGIAAEDAIEIARAFKAAGADLIDVSTGQTSTLARPVYGRMFQTPYADAVRNEAGIATIAVGNITTADQANAILAAGRADLVALGRPHLADPAWTLHAAAELGFTQAPWPVQYLPGKQQLERAIAREQEQSSHGI is encoded by the coding sequence ATGCGCGTGACGTGCGTCGGCGGCGGCCCGGCCGGGCTCTACTTTGCGATGCTTGCCAAGAAGCGCTTCCCGCAATCGAGCGTCGACGTCTTCGAACGCAATCGCGCCGACGATACCTTCGGCTGGGGCGTGGTGTTTTCGGATGCGACGCTGGAAGGGCTGCGCGCGGCGGACGAGCCGACGCATGCGGCCATTACGCAAGCGTTCGCGCATTGGGACGATATCGAGATTCGTTTCAAAGGCGAGCGCATCGTCTCGGGCGGCCACGGGTTCTGCGGCATCGCTCGCAAGGAGCTGCTGCGGATCCTTCAGGAGCGCGCGCGCGAGGTGGGTGTCGGCCTGCATTTCGAACGCGACATCGAAGATATCGAGCCGTTTATGGCCAGCGACGTGCTGGTGGCGTGCGACGGCGTCAACAGCCGCATACGTTCGCGTTTCGCGGATGCGTTCGTTCCGAATCTCGAGCAGCGGGAGTGCCGTTTCGTATGGCTCGGCACGACCCTGCCCTTGGATGCTTTTACGTTTCTGTTCGAGCGCACCGAACACGGGTGGTTCGCCGTGCACGCCTACCGTTTCGACGAGCGTACGAGTACGTTCATCGTCGAATGCCGCGAAGAGACGTGGCAAGCTCACGGTCTCGACCGCGCGGGGACGGACGAAACCGTGGCGTTTTGCGAGCGCCTCTTTGCGCCATACCTCCTGGGACACAAACTCATGGCGAACACGCGTCATCTCCAGGGGCGCGATTGGGTGAAGTTCGTGCGCGTGAGCAACGAGCGCTGGTATCACCGAAACGTGGTGCTGATGGGCGACGCGGCGCACACGGCACATTTTTCGGTCGGGTCGGGCACGAAGCTGGCGCTGGAGGACGCCATCGGGCTCGCGGATGCGCTGGTTCAAAACGACACGATTCCGGGCGCGTTCGCCGCGTACGAGGCGGTGCGCCGCGTGGAGGTTCTAAAGCTCCAGAATGCGGCCCGCAACTCGACCGAATGGTTCGAGCACGTCGAACGCTATGCAACCCTCCCGGCGGAGCAGTTCGCCTACTCCCTGCTCACCCGCAGCCAGCGCATCGGTCACGAAAATCTGCGGCTGCGCGATAGACCCTATGTCGAACGCGTGGAGAGCCGGTTCGCGGGAAGCAACGGCATTCCGCCGATCTTCAGCCCCATGCGTCTGCGCGATCTATCGTTGCGCAACCGCGTTGTCGTATCGCCCATGGATATGTACAGCGCGGTCGACGGCGTACCGAACGACTTCCACCTCGTGCACTTGGGGGCTCGAGCGCTCGGCGGCGCCGGGCTCGTCGTTACCGAAATGACCTGCGTGAGCGCCGCCGGCCGCATCACGCCGGGCTGCACCGGCATGTATGCGCCCGAGCACGTTACGGCTTGGAAACGCATCGTCGCATTCGTACACGAGCACACGGGTGCCAAGATCTGCTTGCAACTCGGGCATTCCGGCCCCAAAGGTTCCACCCAGCTCATGTGGGAGGGGATGGACGAGCCGCTCGCCTCGGGCAACTGGCCGGTGGTCGGTCCCTCCGAGATCCCCTACGGGCCGCGCAACGCGGTGCCGCGCGCGCTCGGGCGCGAGGAGATGGACGAAATCCGCGACGCCTTCGTGCGGGCGACGCGCATGGCGATCGATTCCGGGTTCGACATGCTCGAACTCCACTGCGCGCACGGTTATCTGCTCTCGAGTTTCATCACGCCGCTGCTGAATCGGCGCACCGACGACTACGGCGGGTCGCCGGCGAATCGTTTGCGCTACCCGCTCGAAGTGTTCGCGGCGATGCGAGCGGTTTGGCCGGCGGAACGCCCGATGTCGGTGCGGATCTCGGCGACCGATTGGGTGGAGGGCGGCATCGCCGCGGAGGACGCCATTGAGATCGCGCGCGCGTTTAAAGCCGCGGGTGCGGATCTAATCGACGTTTCCACCGGCCAGACGTCGACGCTGGCGCGGCCCGTTTACGGCCGGATGTTCCAGACGCCGTACGCCGATGCGGTCCGCAACGAGGCCGGCATAGCGACGATCGCTGTCGGAAATATCACCACCGCCGACCAAGCCAATGCGATTCTCGCCGCCGGACGCGCCGATTTGGTGGCGCTAGGCCGTCCGCACCTGGCCGACCCGGCATGGACGCTCCACGCCGCTGCGGAGTTAGGGTTTACGCAAGCGCCGTGGCCGGTTCAATATCTTCCCGGAAAACAACAACTCGAGCGCGCGATCGCTCGCGAACAGGAGCAGTCATCGCATGGTATCTGA